In one Streptomyces sp. NBC_01288 genomic region, the following are encoded:
- a CDS encoding LCP family protein translates to MFDDTVGGVLGPGAGASASGPGLVRRRRRRWVRWVGAGVGVVVVGAAGIGWGVYAKLDSNITPDNAAAAELARYEKERPTALVKGAQNILLIGSDSRSGDGNAEYGRDSGTERSDTTILLHLAADRRSATAVSLPRDLMVDVPGCLRPDGTRTEPMFAMFNYAFQVGGSGCTIRTVEKLTNVRIDHHMVVDFHGFKDMVDAVDGVDVCLKAPIRDKAAKLRLPAGRVTLDGEQALGYVRARKSLGNGSDTDRMDRQQGFLGALVNKVQSDDVLFNPVKLYPVLDAATSSLTTDPELANLRGLYELVRGLRNIPTEHVQFLTVPRESYIYNANRDQLVEPEAEKLFARLRVDATVAVTRQVPQDSVANSRNAAPGSGVSPAPTFRGNTAAEDTCG, encoded by the coding sequence GTGTTCGACGACACCGTAGGAGGCGTTCTCGGGCCGGGTGCGGGGGCTTCCGCTTCCGGGCCGGGGCTCGTACGTCGGCGGCGTCGGCGGTGGGTGCGGTGGGTCGGGGCCGGGGTGGGAGTGGTCGTCGTAGGGGCCGCCGGGATCGGATGGGGCGTCTACGCCAAGCTCGACTCGAACATCACGCCCGACAACGCCGCCGCCGCCGAGCTCGCCCGGTACGAGAAGGAGCGGCCGACCGCCCTCGTGAAGGGCGCGCAGAACATTCTGCTGATCGGGTCCGACTCGCGGTCGGGGGACGGCAACGCGGAGTACGGGCGGGACTCGGGGACCGAGCGGTCGGACACGACGATCCTGTTGCATCTGGCTGCGGACCGGCGCAGCGCGACCGCCGTGTCGTTGCCGCGGGACCTGATGGTGGACGTACCGGGGTGTCTGCGGCCGGACGGGACGCGGACCGAGCCGATGTTCGCGATGTTCAACTACGCGTTCCAGGTGGGGGGTTCGGGGTGCACGATCCGGACCGTGGAGAAGCTGACGAACGTGCGGATCGACCATCACATGGTGGTGGACTTCCATGGGTTCAAGGACATGGTCGATGCCGTGGACGGGGTGGACGTCTGCCTGAAGGCTCCCATCCGTGACAAGGCCGCCAAGTTGAGGCTGCCCGCGGGCAGGGTCACCCTCGACGGGGAGCAGGCGCTCGGGTATGTGCGGGCGCGGAAGTCGCTCGGGAACGGTAGTGACACCGATCGGATGGACCGTCAGCAGGGGTTCCTGGGGGCGCTCGTCAACAAGGTGCAGAGCGACGATGTGCTCTTCAATCCGGTGAAGTTGTATCCCGTGCTGGACGCGGCCACCTCTTCGCTCACCACCGATCCGGAATTGGCGAATCTGCGTGGTTTGTACGAACTGGTGCGCGGACTGCGGAACATCCCCACCGAACATGTGCAATTCCTCACCGTTCCGCGGGAGTCGTACATTTACAACGCGAATCGCGACCAGCTCGTGGAGCCCGAGGCCGAAAAGCTGTTCGCCCGGCTCCGGGTGGACGCGACCGTCGCCGTGACGCGGCAGGTTCCGCAGGATTCCGTCGCAAACTCCCGTAATGCGGCGCCCGGTTCAGGGGTCTCGCCCGCGCCCACGTTTCGCGGGAACACCGCCGCCGAGGACACCTGCGGGTAA
- a CDS encoding TIGR03089 family protein yields MNATDRTPADLLRSALAADPGRPLVTFYDDATGERVELSVATFANWVAKTANLLQGDLGAGPGDRVSVLLPAHWQTAVWLLACSSVGVVADVGGDPSGADVVVSGPESLEAARACGGERVALALRPLGGRFPQTPAGFVDYAVEVPGQGDRFVAFSPVDPGEPALVVGGSEFTGAEVVERALADGGVDAGGRVLSGLSYGTWDGLSAGLYAPLASGGSVVLCRNVDQLGEESLAKRVESERVTVSRL; encoded by the coding sequence GTGAACGCCACCGATCGCACCCCTGCCGACCTGCTGCGTTCCGCGCTCGCCGCGGATCCTGGCCGCCCCCTGGTGACCTTCTACGACGACGCCACGGGGGAACGTGTCGAATTGTCCGTGGCCACCTTCGCCAATTGGGTGGCCAAGACCGCGAATCTGCTTCAGGGGGATCTCGGCGCCGGGCCCGGTGATCGGGTCTCGGTGTTGTTGCCGGCGCACTGGCAGACGGCGGTGTGGTTGCTGGCGTGTTCGTCTGTGGGGGTGGTCGCTGACGTGGGGGGCGATCCCTCCGGGGCCGATGTGGTGGTCAGTGGGCCGGAGTCGTTGGAAGCGGCGCGGGCGTGTGGTGGGGAGCGGGTTGCTCTTGCCTTGCGGCCGCTCGGGGGGCGGTTTCCGCAGACCCCGGCCGGGTTTGTCGACTATGCCGTTGAGGTGCCGGGGCAGGGGGATCGGTTTGTGGCGTTCTCGCCGGTCGATCCTGGGGAGCCGGCGTTGGTCGTGGGCGGGAGTGAGTTCACGGGGGCCGAGGTTGTTGAGCGGGCCCTTGCCGACGGGGGTGTGGATGCGGGGGGTCGGGTGTTGTCGGGGCTGTCGTACGGCACGTGGGACGGGTTGAGCGCGGGGTTGTATGCGCCGCTTGCCTCTGGGGGGTCTGTGGTGTTGTGCCGGAATGTGGATCAGCTGGGCGAGGAGTCTTTGGCTAAGCGGGTTGAGAGTGAGCGGGTGACTGTTTCGCGGCTCTGA
- a CDS encoding peptidoglycan recognition protein family protein → MRGFLASSIGVTCAAALALPLTLPASAAPASAPAARSTSGARTASTTAAPDLPGSTQSLPLTPRTRDRTLGAAPEQGLTRAGVHRFSLVGVTWSDPDTELRGQVQVRTRTTGTGTWSGWQDIDTHNEDHGADPGTAERDSGHVHGSTAPLWVGDSDGVDVRVRANTAATRTVGNIDEQPSSLPTGLHLELVDPGAAQAPTAGARPATTNRTATPRLAANEIPALSKQATERDMVALGAKAQPYIGPRPRIVTRHGWGADEKLREKGFVYTKKVKAAFVHHTATGNNYRCSQAPSVIRGIYRYHVKSSGWRDIGYNFLVDKCGTIYEGRAGGVAKAVMGAHTLGFNTNSMGIAVLGTFGSAKPSSAAVTAIAKLTAWKLGLYGVNPRGKTYLKSGGGNLYRKGKNVRLNVISGHRDGFATECPGRQLYGKLGSARSTSARYQGR, encoded by the coding sequence ATGCGTGGATTCCTTGCTTCCTCGATCGGCGTCACCTGCGCGGCCGCACTGGCCCTCCCGCTCACCCTGCCCGCGTCCGCGGCGCCGGCATCGGCACCGGCGGCGCGGTCGACGAGCGGCGCGAGAACCGCGTCGACGACCGCCGCACCGGACCTCCCCGGCAGCACCCAGTCGCTGCCCCTCACCCCCCGTACCCGCGACCGCACCCTGGGCGCGGCCCCCGAACAGGGCCTGACCCGCGCCGGCGTCCACCGCTTCTCCCTCGTCGGCGTCACCTGGTCCGACCCCGACACCGAACTGCGCGGCCAGGTCCAGGTCCGCACCCGGACCACCGGCACCGGCACATGGTCGGGCTGGCAGGACATCGACACCCACAACGAGGACCACGGCGCCGACCCCGGCACCGCCGAACGCGACTCCGGCCACGTCCACGGCTCCACGGCCCCGCTGTGGGTGGGCGACTCGGACGGAGTGGACGTACGAGTAAGAGCGAACACGGCGGCGACACGGACCGTAGGAAACATCGACGAACAGCCGTCGTCGCTCCCCACCGGCCTGCACCTGGAACTGGTGGATCCAGGCGCGGCACAAGCCCCGACCGCAGGCGCCCGCCCCGCGACCACCAACCGCACCGCCACCCCCCGCCTCGCCGCCAACGAGATCCCGGCGCTGAGCAAACAGGCCACGGAACGGGACATGGTCGCCCTGGGCGCCAAGGCGCAGCCGTACATCGGCCCGCGCCCGCGGATCGTCACCCGGCACGGCTGGGGCGCCGACGAGAAGCTGCGGGAGAAGGGCTTCGTGTACACGAAGAAGGTCAAGGCGGCCTTCGTGCACCACACCGCGACCGGCAACAACTACCGCTGCTCGCAAGCGCCTTCCGTCATTCGCGGTATCTACCGCTACCACGTCAAGAGCAGTGGCTGGCGCGACATCGGCTACAACTTCCTCGTCGACAAGTGCGGGACCATCTACGAGGGGCGCGCCGGGGGAGTCGCGAAGGCGGTCATGGGCGCCCACACCCTCGGGTTCAACACCAACAGCATGGGGATCGCGGTCCTCGGAACCTTCGGCAGCGCCAAACCGTCCTCGGCGGCAGTGACCGCCATCGCCAAGCTCACCGCATGGAAGCTCGGGCTCTACGGGGTCAATCCGCGCGGCAAGACATACCTGAAGTCCGGTGGTGGCAATCTCTACCGAAAAGGAAAGAACGTACGACTCAATGTGATCTCCGGCCATCGGGACGGGTTCGCCACGGAGTGCCCGGGAAGGCAGCTCTACGGCAAGCTCGGCTCGGCCCGTTCCACGTCGGCCCGGTACCAGGGCCGCTGA
- a CDS encoding NDP-sugar synthase: MTEAILLVGGKGTRLRPLTVHTPKPMVRAAGVPFLTHQLARARAAGVDHIVLATSYLAEVFEPHFGDGSSLGLHIEYVTEDEPLGTGGAIRNVASRLHSGPDDPVLIFNGDILTGLDIRALVHTHETTGADVSLHLTKVTDPRAYGLVPTDETGRVLAFLEKPQTPEEIVTDQINAGAYVFRRSIIDTIPAGRPVSVERETFPDLLAAGAHLQGLVDSTYWLDLGTPAAFVRGSADLVLGRAPSPAIPGRCGDRLVLPTARVAADAKLTGGTVVGEGAFVAEGARVFGSTILPGAVIEPGAVITDSLIGTRARVGERSVLTGTVIGDGAIIGADNELRDGMRVWCDARIPAGAVRFSSDQ; the protein is encoded by the coding sequence GTGACAGAAGCGATCCTCCTGGTCGGCGGCAAGGGCACCCGGTTGCGCCCGCTCACGGTGCACACGCCGAAGCCGATGGTCAGGGCGGCGGGGGTGCCGTTCCTCACGCATCAGCTGGCGAGAGCGAGAGCGGCGGGCGTGGACCACATCGTCCTGGCCACTTCCTATCTGGCGGAGGTGTTCGAGCCGCACTTCGGTGACGGTTCGTCCCTCGGCCTCCACATCGAGTACGTCACGGAGGACGAGCCCCTCGGCACGGGCGGCGCGATCCGCAACGTGGCCTCGCGCCTCCACTCGGGTCCCGACGACCCCGTCCTGATCTTCAACGGCGACATCCTGACGGGCCTGGACATCAGGGCCCTGGTCCACACCCACGAGACAACCGGCGCGGACGTCTCCCTCCACCTCACCAAGGTCACGGACCCGCGCGCGTACGGCCTGGTCCCCACGGACGAGACGGGCCGAGTCCTGGCCTTCCTGGAGAAGCCCCAGACCCCCGAGGAGATCGTCACCGACCAGATCAACGCGGGCGCGTACGTCTTCCGCCGCTCGATCATCGACACGATCCCGGCGGGCCGCCCGGTATCGGTGGAACGGGAGACCTTCCCGGACCTGCTGGCCGCCGGCGCCCACCTCCAGGGCCTGGTGGACTCGACGTACTGGCTCGACCTCGGCACCCCGGCGGCCTTCGTCCGGGGCTCGGCGGACCTGGTCCTGGGCCGAGCCCCGTCCCCCGCGATCCCGGGCCGCTGCGGAGACCGCCTGGTCCTCCCCACGGCCCGGGTGGCCGCCGACGCCAAACTGACGGGCGGCACGGTGGTCGGCGAGGGCGCCTTCGTGGCGGAGGGCGCGAGAGTCTTCGGTTCGACGATCCTCCCGGGCGCGGTGATCGAACCGGGCGCCGTCATCACCGACTCCCTCATCGGCACCCGAGCCCGAGTCGGCGAACGCTCCGTCCTCACCGGCACGGTCATCGGAGACGGCGCGATCATCGGCGCCGACAACGAACTCCGGGACGGCATGCGGGTGTGGTGCGATGCGCGGATTCCGGCGGGGGCGGTTCGGTTCTCTTCGGATCAGTAG